Proteins from a genomic interval of Kitasatospora kifunensis:
- a CDS encoding ABC transporter permease, protein MSAVPAAPLPASADQAETERAETEQAVGESAGARRPDLGLLLVPPRARTGWQLVPARVLAMCAVELQKLRHDRTELYTRAVQPALWLLIFGETFTKLHAIPTGGIPYLDYLAPGIIAQSAMFIAIFYGIMIIWERDSGVLTKLLVTPTPRAALVTGKAFAAGVKAVIQAVVVVLIAAALGVGMTWNPLRLLGVVVVVLLGSAFFSCLSMTIAGIVLTRDRLMGIGQAITMPLFFGSNALYPVALMPGWLQVISRANPLSYQVDALRGLLIGTPAHLTSDFAVLALATALGITAASALLGRLAK, encoded by the coding sequence ATGTCCGCCGTACCCGCCGCACCGCTTCCCGCGTCGGCTGATCAGGCCGAGACCGAACGGGCCGAGACCGAACAGGCCGTAGGCGAAAGCGCCGGGGCCCGCCGCCCCGACCTCGGGCTGCTGCTGGTCCCGCCGCGCGCCAGGACCGGCTGGCAGCTGGTGCCCGCCCGGGTGCTGGCGATGTGCGCGGTCGAGCTGCAGAAGCTGCGCCACGACCGTACCGAGCTGTACACCCGCGCCGTCCAGCCCGCGCTCTGGCTGCTGATCTTCGGCGAGACCTTCACCAAGCTGCATGCGATCCCCACCGGCGGGATCCCGTATCTCGACTACCTGGCGCCGGGGATCATCGCGCAGTCCGCGATGTTCATCGCCATCTTCTACGGCATCATGATCATCTGGGAGCGCGACTCCGGGGTGCTCACCAAGCTGCTGGTCACGCCCACGCCGCGGGCCGCGCTGGTCACCGGCAAGGCGTTCGCGGCCGGAGTGAAGGCGGTGATCCAGGCGGTGGTGGTGGTGCTGATCGCCGCCGCCCTCGGGGTCGGGATGACCTGGAACCCGCTGCGCCTGCTGGGCGTCGTGGTGGTGGTGCTGCTCGGCTCGGCCTTCTTCTCCTGCCTTTCGATGACCATCGCCGGCATCGTGCTCACCCGCGACCGGCTGATGGGCATCGGCCAGGCGATCACCATGCCGCTCTTCTTCGGCTCCAACGCGCTCTACCCGGTCGCGTTGATGCCCGGGTGGCTCCAGGTGATCAGCAGGGCGAACCCGCTGAGCTACCAAGTGGACGCGCTGCGCGGCCTGTTGATCGGCACGCCCGCACACCTGACCTCCGACTTCGCGGTGTTGGCCCTGGCCACCGCACTGGGCATCACCGCCGCCTCGGCTCTGCTGGGACGGCTGGCGAAGTAG
- a CDS encoding DUF58 domain-containing protein, producing the protein MTTGVAATDGSAGAPDPANGTAPAARAVGTSRAIVTGRPPQTEERKWQLAMRATASPPPPGWRASARTLRLMTVAATAVFAALVTGHAWLFAPAAGVAVLLALAAPGRTRPTRIDTEASVSTRRCFEGEQVTATIRVRHDGEAGLLDPRSVLGHGVSITAERITLDTVTLELTAARWGRWTIGYVDLDVYDTGHLTRRTVRVELGEVEVFPLPAAARLTPIPVRLPERLGEHTTRQHGEGVEVNGVRPHVWGERQRRIHWPSTTRRGSIQLNQFSAERAVDTVMLLDALGDFRDPATNTSTLDESVRAAAGLTRAYLRLHDRIGVVSIGGTTRWLQAGSGSQHFYRIVQSVLDVRTDLGYRIPELNRLPPTALPAGALVYVFTPLADQRMLNVLVDLAERGNPLVVVEVPIGDPVVEADDEVGQLALRLWRADRDAMRFALRNRGIPVVAHHPGEALDLALAPLLRSRIRGRQR; encoded by the coding sequence ATGACGACGGGTGTGGCCGCGACGGACGGCTCGGCGGGGGCGCCGGACCCGGCGAACGGCACCGCTCCCGCGGCGCGGGCCGTCGGGACCAGCCGGGCCATCGTCACGGGCCGGCCGCCGCAGACGGAGGAGCGCAAATGGCAGCTGGCCATGCGCGCGACGGCCAGCCCGCCGCCGCCCGGCTGGCGAGCCTCGGCGCGGACCCTGCGGTTGATGACGGTGGCCGCCACGGCCGTCTTCGCCGCGCTGGTCACCGGCCACGCCTGGCTGTTCGCGCCGGCCGCCGGCGTGGCCGTGCTGCTGGCGCTGGCCGCGCCGGGCCGCACCCGGCCGACCCGGATCGACACCGAGGCGAGCGTCTCGACACGGCGCTGCTTCGAGGGCGAGCAGGTCACCGCCACCATCAGGGTCCGCCACGACGGCGAGGCCGGGCTGCTCGACCCCCGCAGCGTGCTGGGCCACGGCGTCTCGATCACCGCCGAGCGGATCACGCTCGACACCGTCACCCTGGAGCTGACCGCGGCCCGCTGGGGCCGCTGGACGATCGGCTACGTCGACCTGGACGTGTACGACACCGGCCACCTGACCCGGCGCACCGTTCGGGTCGAACTCGGCGAGGTGGAGGTCTTCCCGCTGCCCGCCGCCGCCCGGCTCACCCCGATCCCGGTCCGACTGCCGGAGCGGCTCGGCGAGCACACCACGCGCCAACACGGCGAGGGGGTGGAGGTCAACGGGGTGCGCCCGCACGTCTGGGGCGAGCGGCAGCGGCGGATCCACTGGCCGTCCACCACCCGGCGCGGCAGCATCCAGCTCAACCAGTTCAGCGCCGAGCGGGCGGTGGACACCGTGATGCTGCTCGACGCGCTGGGCGACTTCCGCGACCCGGCCACCAACACCTCCACGCTGGACGAGTCGGTGCGCGCCGCCGCCGGACTGACCCGCGCCTACCTGCGCCTGCACGATCGGATCGGCGTGGTCTCGATCGGCGGCACCACCCGCTGGCTGCAGGCCGGCTCCGGCAGCCAGCACTTCTACCGGATCGTGCAGAGCGTGCTCGACGTCCGCACCGACCTCGGCTACCGCATCCCTGAACTGAACCGCCTGCCACCGACCGCCCTGCCGGCCGGCGCGCTGGTCTACGTCTTCACGCCGCTGGCCGACCAGCGGATGCTGAACGTGCTCGTCGACCTGGCCGAGCGGGGCAACCCGCTGGTCGTGGTGGAGGTCCCGATCGGCGACCCGGTGGTCGAGGCGGACGACGAGGTCGGCCAGTTGGCGCTGCGACTGTGGCGGGCCGACCGCGACGCGATGCGGTTCGCGCTGCGCAACCGGGGCATCCCGGTGGTCGCCCACCACCCCGGCGAGGCGCTGGACCTGGCGCTCGCCCCACTCCTGCGCAGCCGGATCCGAGGGAGGCAGCGGTGA
- a CDS encoding AAA family ATPase, translating to MTTDTLTPQQAGKLAREVLAEIERAVVGKPEALELVMLGVLAGGHILIEDLPGLGKTLLARSFATTLGLDFRRIQFTPDLLPSDVSGAPFYDQRSGEMVFRPGPIFTHLLLADEINRTPPKTQAALLEAMAEAQVSVDGTTHKLADPFVVIATANPIEYEGTYSLPEAQLDRFLLRVRMGYLSTELESRMLRARIDRSAPEAVLSALTNPAQVLAMRASLEQVEVSDDLVEYIVALIDATRSHPQIQVGASPRGGLALVQLARARAALEGRDFLTPEDVKAVAVPALAHRVTLKPELWVSQIEADDVLAKLVAQVPTPQTVPRSSAAVAQS from the coding sequence GTGACCACCGATACCCTGACACCCCAGCAGGCCGGCAAGCTCGCCCGCGAGGTGCTGGCGGAGATCGAGCGCGCCGTGGTCGGCAAGCCGGAGGCGCTGGAGCTGGTCATGCTCGGCGTGCTGGCCGGCGGCCACATCCTGATCGAGGACCTGCCCGGCCTGGGCAAGACCCTGCTGGCCCGCTCCTTCGCCACCACGCTGGGGCTGGACTTCCGCCGCATCCAGTTCACCCCCGACCTGCTGCCCTCCGACGTCTCCGGCGCCCCCTTCTACGACCAGCGCAGCGGCGAGATGGTGTTCCGTCCCGGGCCGATCTTCACCCACCTGCTGCTGGCCGACGAGATCAACCGCACCCCGCCCAAGACCCAGGCCGCACTGCTGGAGGCGATGGCCGAGGCACAGGTCTCGGTCGACGGCACCACGCACAAGCTGGCCGACCCGTTCGTGGTGATCGCCACCGCGAACCCGATCGAGTACGAGGGCACCTACTCGCTGCCCGAGGCGCAGCTGGACCGCTTCCTGCTGCGGGTGCGCATGGGTTACCTGAGCACCGAGCTGGAGTCCCGGATGCTGCGCGCGCGGATCGACCGCTCCGCGCCCGAGGCGGTGCTCAGCGCGCTGACCAACCCGGCCCAGGTGCTGGCGATGCGGGCCTCGCTGGAGCAGGTCGAGGTCTCCGACGACCTGGTCGAGTACATCGTCGCGCTGATCGACGCCACCCGCTCACACCCGCAGATCCAGGTCGGCGCCTCGCCGCGCGGCGGCCTGGCGCTGGTCCAACTGGCCCGAGCCCGAGCCGCGTTGGAGGGTCGCGACTTCCTGACCCCGGAGGACGTCAAGGCGGTGGCAGTGCCGGCGCTGGCCCACCGGGTCACCCTGAAGCCGGAGTTGTGGGTGAGCCAGATCGAAGCGGACGACGTGCTGGCCAAGTTGGTGGCGCAGGTGCCGACCCCGCAGACGGTGCCGCGGTCCTCGGCCGCGGTCGCCCAGTCATGA
- a CDS encoding DUF4129 domain-containing protein — MTPPGGSGDRARPERPEAAGTAEAAADRAAGGPTRSEPAQSAPAGGAAGGAAGGMAAMSTARLRQVLAAVAVAGLGFAALELRPNASLLNGSLSAPLTGEFGLMLVLCFCWMILIERTYRHYRGQVQHLPYLPPRADRLKTAALRLLPLAGLLLPLALVALYRVGNVLHPLPSVSIRQSRSVESVSSEPTGTSSDLVGLMALLFQITLGLAMLVLLVLAWRRLRKPAKTGKTSTPRRVRTTEQELAEAVSSARRALLHGNDARAAVIACYLAMEESLAASGVERLIADSPTDLLERAVAAGTLRDAEASTLTTLFREARFSQHPMGQTHLDQAKAALDAIAEQLADRIAERARAAAEAAEARARATSGSQAPSQPPTSSSSSSSSQAPSTGANS; from the coding sequence ATGACACCACCAGGTGGCTCGGGCGACCGGGCACGACCTGAGCGGCCCGAAGCAGCGGGTACGGCCGAGGCGGCCGCCGACCGGGCGGCCGGTGGCCCGACGCGGAGCGAGCCTGCGCAGAGCGCCCCAGCAGGCGGCGCGGCAGGCGGCGCGGCAGGCGGCATGGCGGCGATGAGCACCGCTCGGTTGCGTCAGGTACTGGCCGCCGTCGCCGTGGCGGGCCTGGGTTTCGCCGCGCTGGAGCTGCGCCCGAACGCCAGCCTGCTGAACGGTAGCCTCAGCGCGCCGCTCACCGGCGAGTTCGGCCTGATGCTGGTGCTCTGCTTCTGCTGGATGATCCTGATCGAACGCACCTACCGGCATTACCGCGGCCAGGTCCAGCACCTGCCCTATCTGCCGCCGCGCGCCGATCGGCTGAAGACCGCGGCGCTGCGCCTGCTCCCGCTGGCGGGGTTGCTGCTGCCGCTGGCCCTGGTGGCGCTCTACCGCGTCGGCAACGTCCTGCACCCGCTGCCGTCCGTCTCGATCCGCCAGTCGCGGTCGGTGGAGAGCGTCAGCTCGGAGCCCACCGGGACGAGCTCCGACCTGGTGGGTCTCATGGCCCTGCTCTTCCAGATCACCCTGGGACTCGCCATGCTCGTCCTGCTGGTCCTGGCCTGGCGGCGGCTGCGCAAGCCTGCCAAGACCGGCAAGACGAGCACCCCGCGCCGGGTGCGCACCACCGAGCAGGAGCTGGCCGAGGCCGTCAGCTCGGCCCGGCGTGCACTGCTGCACGGCAACGACGCGCGCGCCGCCGTGATCGCCTGCTACCTGGCGATGGAGGAGTCGCTGGCCGCCTCGGGCGTCGAGCGACTGATCGCCGACAGTCCCACCGATTTGCTGGAGCGCGCGGTGGCCGCCGGGACACTGCGCGACGCGGAGGCCAGTACGCTCACCACGCTCTTCCGCGAAGCCCGGTTCTCCCAGCACCCGATGGGCCAGACCCACCTGGACCAGGCCAAGGCCGCGCTGGACGCGATCGCCGAACAGCTCGCGGATCGGATCGCCGAGCGGGCACGCGCGGCAGCCGAGGCGGCCGAAGCACGGGCGCGAGCGACCTCGGGGTCGCAGGCGCCCTCGCAACCACCAACGTCATCGTCATCGTCATCGTCATCGCAGGCGCCGTCGACGGGGGCGAACTCCTGA
- a CDS encoding ABC transporter permease, translating into MYRTALRNVLAHKARLLMTALAVLLGTAFVAGTLVFTDTLGSALKSQNAKSFTDIAVSVSDDGAVSNGYTRGIQKGVTSHLTEQTRQAIAALPGTAEARGVVSGFAGIADRKGALIGDGFSTTGTNYVPDTGGRDTRYPLAEGQGPQHPDELALDTKTAQKGGYRVGDTVRVAVNGPVLQLKLTGLLHVNDPRVTAGGSLAAFDTATAQRLYLTQGQFNEIDVRAKPGTDDQALLVQVRQLLPTGGNFTAQTGRELAAEQDREIAASTKSLSASLLVFAGISLFVGVFIIANTFSMLVAQRTKELALLRAIGASRRQITRSVLIEALLVGLLASAGGLLAGVGIADGLRAILNGPGQANLPDGPLIVALSTVASVLAVGVLVTVLAAWLPARRAGRIAPVAAMSNGDQPATQKSLVIRNTIGLVIGAAGSGLLVLGASSRDTDTVGLGAGALLIGVFILTPLLSRPLIALLAPLLQRIYGSPAKLARENALRNPRRTAATASALTIGVTLITALTVVGASVNRAVDRAAGTDLKADYEVAMQNFAQLAPAVGPQIAATPGVSASSVLRQIPVQVGEDDRWITGVNPEAIGQLASLTATAGSLDALTKGQLLVDQRTAKDDGLSVGDTFTATYPDTSTGQLTIGGIVADNSAVSGLLAPDALIAPHSAGQGPDRVLVKGVHGADPALKQALKDATGGNPLISVKGQADLKKENRQMLSAALSIMYGLLGMSVVIAVLGVVNTMAMAVFERRREIGMLRAVGLDRRGVRRMVRLESLLIALLGGLLGVALGILTGWAGNRTISGSFKDLTTVVPPLPMLGFVAAAAVVGLLAALWPARRAARLDVLDSIRAS; encoded by the coding sequence ATGTACCGCACCGCCTTGCGCAATGTCCTGGCCCACAAGGCCCGCCTGCTGATGACCGCCCTCGCCGTCCTGCTCGGCACTGCCTTCGTGGCCGGCACCCTGGTCTTCACCGACACCCTCGGCAGCGCCCTGAAGTCCCAGAACGCCAAGAGCTTCACCGACATCGCCGTCTCGGTCAGTGACGACGGCGCGGTCAGCAACGGCTACACCCGCGGCATCCAGAAGGGCGTCACCAGCCACCTGACCGAGCAGACCAGGCAGGCGATCGCCGCGCTGCCCGGCACCGCCGAGGCCCGCGGCGTGGTCAGCGGCTTCGCCGGCATCGCCGACCGCAAGGGCGCGCTGATCGGCGACGGCTTCTCGACCACCGGCACCAACTACGTGCCGGACACCGGCGGCCGGGACACCCGCTACCCGCTCGCCGAGGGCCAGGGCCCGCAGCACCCGGACGAGTTGGCGCTGGACACGAAGACCGCGCAGAAGGGCGGCTACCGGGTCGGCGACACGGTGCGGGTGGCCGTCAACGGCCCGGTGCTGCAGCTCAAGCTCACCGGCCTGCTGCACGTCAACGACCCGCGGGTCACCGCCGGCGGCTCGCTGGCCGCCTTCGACACCGCGACCGCGCAGCGACTCTATCTGACGCAGGGTCAGTTCAACGAGATCGACGTGCGCGCCAAGCCCGGCACCGACGACCAGGCGCTGCTCGTTCAGGTCCGCCAACTGCTGCCCACTGGCGGGAACTTCACGGCGCAGACCGGCCGCGAGCTGGCCGCCGAGCAGGACCGTGAGATCGCCGCCAGCACCAAGAGTCTCAGCGCCTCACTGCTGGTCTTCGCCGGCATCTCGCTCTTCGTGGGCGTCTTCATCATCGCCAACACCTTCAGCATGCTGGTCGCCCAGCGCACCAAGGAGTTGGCGCTGCTGCGCGCGATCGGCGCCAGCCGCAGGCAGATCACCCGCTCGGTGCTGATCGAGGCGCTACTGGTCGGCCTGCTGGCCTCCGCCGGCGGACTGCTGGCCGGAGTGGGCATCGCGGACGGGCTGCGCGCGATCCTGAACGGCCCGGGGCAGGCCAATCTGCCCGACGGCCCGCTGATCGTCGCCCTGAGCACGGTGGCGAGCGTGCTCGCGGTCGGCGTGCTGGTCACCGTGCTGGCCGCCTGGCTGCCGGCCCGGCGCGCCGGGCGGATCGCCCCGGTGGCCGCGATGAGCAACGGCGACCAGCCGGCCACCCAGAAGAGCCTGGTGATCCGCAACACCATCGGCCTGGTGATCGGCGCGGCCGGCAGCGGTCTGCTGGTGCTCGGCGCGAGCAGCCGCGACACCGACACCGTGGGCCTGGGCGCCGGCGCGCTGCTGATCGGGGTCTTCATCCTCACCCCGCTGCTCTCCCGCCCGCTGATCGCGCTGCTCGCCCCGCTGCTCCAGCGGATCTACGGCAGCCCCGCCAAGCTGGCCCGGGAGAACGCGCTGCGCAACCCGCGCCGCACCGCCGCCACCGCCTCCGCGCTGACCATCGGCGTCACCCTGATCACCGCGCTGACCGTGGTCGGCGCCTCGGTCAACCGCGCGGTCGACCGGGCGGCCGGCACCGACCTGAAGGCCGACTACGAGGTGGCCATGCAGAACTTCGCCCAACTCGCGCCCGCGGTGGGCCCGCAGATCGCGGCCACGCCAGGGGTGAGCGCGAGCAGCGTGCTGCGCCAGATACCGGTGCAGGTGGGCGAGGACGACCGCTGGATCACCGGTGTGAACCCGGAGGCCATCGGCCAGTTGGCGTCGCTGACCGCCACCGCCGGTTCGCTCGACGCACTGACGAAGGGTCAACTGCTGGTCGACCAGCGCACTGCCAAGGATGACGGGCTGTCGGTCGGCGACACCTTCACCGCGACCTACCCCGATACCAGCACCGGGCAGTTGACCATCGGCGGCATCGTGGCCGACAACTCCGCGGTCAGCGGACTGCTCGCGCCCGACGCGCTGATCGCCCCGCACAGCGCGGGCCAGGGGCCGGACCGGGTGCTGGTCAAGGGCGTGCACGGCGCCGACCCCGCACTCAAGCAGGCGCTGAAGGACGCGACCGGCGGCAACCCGCTGATCTCGGTCAAGGGCCAGGCCGACCTCAAGAAGGAGAACCGGCAGATGTTGAGCGCGGCGCTGAGCATCATGTACGGGCTGCTGGGCATGTCGGTGGTGATCGCCGTGCTGGGCGTGGTCAACACGATGGCGATGGCCGTCTTCGAGCGGCGCCGGGAGATCGGCATGCTGCGCGCGGTCGGTCTCGACCGGCGCGGGGTGCGGCGGATGGTGCGCCTGGAGTCGCTGCTGATCGCGCTGTTGGGCGGGCTGCTCGGGGTGGCGCTCGGGATCCTGACCGGCTGGGCCGGCAATCGGACCATCTCGGGCAGCTTCAAGGACCTGACCACGGTGGTGCCGCCGCTGCCGATGCTCGGCTTCGTCGCGGCCGCCGCGGTGGTGGGCCTGCTGGCCGCGCTCTGGCCGGCCCGGCGGGCGGCTCGGCTGGACGTGCTGGACAGCATCCGGGCGAGCTGA